The Gemmatimonadales bacterium genome window below encodes:
- a CDS encoding ABC transporter ATP-binding protein, whose product MSGPPLAIETEGLGRDYGKTRALAALDLSLPAGALVGILGPNGAGKTTAMLLLATLLAPSRGAARVFGHDVVRDRAAVRRRLGLVFQEPSIDGLLTVEENLRFAARLVGLGGQLQRDAVKQAIERTGLAARAGQPARQLSGGWRRLADIARATLHRPPLLILDEPTVGLDPEHRDRMWRLLDAERSERGATILFSTHYLSEAEPSDRVVMLARGRVVADEAPAALRSALGEQVAELEGEGAAGVLEALRSRGLVRSARPTDRGWRIALGGGGDVAGKLAAAAGAARITRLALRPATLEDVYFDRTQARESEFGS is encoded by the coding sequence GTGAGCGGACCGCCGCTCGCGATTGAGACCGAGGGCCTCGGCCGGGATTACGGCAAGACGCGCGCGCTCGCTGCGCTCGATCTCAGCCTTCCGGCCGGGGCCCTCGTCGGCATTCTCGGCCCGAACGGCGCCGGCAAGACGACCGCCATGCTGCTGCTGGCGACGCTGCTGGCCCCGAGCCGTGGCGCCGCGCGGGTGTTCGGGCACGACGTCGTGCGCGACCGGGCGGCCGTGCGGCGCCGGCTCGGTCTCGTCTTCCAGGAACCGAGCATCGATGGCCTCCTCACAGTGGAGGAAAATCTCCGCTTCGCCGCGCGGCTCGTGGGCCTGGGTGGTCAGCTGCAGCGCGACGCAGTGAAGCAGGCCATCGAGCGGACCGGCCTCGCCGCGCGAGCCGGCCAGCCCGCACGCCAGCTCTCCGGCGGCTGGCGGCGTCTTGCCGACATCGCCCGCGCCACGCTGCACCGCCCGCCGCTGCTCATCCTCGACGAGCCGACGGTCGGACTCGACCCCGAGCATCGCGATCGGATGTGGCGCCTGCTCGACGCGGAGCGGAGCGAGCGCGGCGCCACGATCCTCTTCTCCACCCACTACCTCTCCGAAGCCGAGCCGAGCGATCGCGTGGTGATGCTCGCCCGCGGACGGGTCGTGGCTGACGAAGCACCGGCCGCGCTCAGGAGCGCGCTCGGCGAACAGGTGGCCGAGCTCGAAGGTGAGGGCGCGGCGGGCGTGCTCGAGGCGCTCCGGTCACGTGGGCTCGTACGCTCCGCCCGTCCCACCGATCGAGGCTGGCGGATCGCCCTCGGCGGCGGGGGTGATGTGGCAGGCAAGTTGGCAGCGGCGGCGGGCGCGGCGCGCATTACCCGCCTGGCGCTCCGGCCCGCCACCCTCGAGGACGTCTACTTCGACCGCACGCAGGCGCGAGAGAGCGAGTTCGGCTCGTGA
- the pqqE gene encoding pyrroloquinoline quinone biosynthesis protein PqqE produces the protein MTSERPTTLLAELTHRCPLHCPYCSNPLELVRAEGELATEDWKRVFTQARELGVLQLGLSGGEPLVRRDLEELAAHARGLGLYSTLVTSGLGLTRKRAHALREAGLEHVQISIQDSDVESAERIAGVSSVKQKRAAIALVTELGFAFSINVVLHRANLDRIGEIIDMAASLGADRLELANTQYYGWGLRNRATLMPTREQVRRAKAIAEERMQRYKGKMQMLFVLPDYFEDRPKACYGGWGRFYIVVGPNGLALPCHGAYAIPTLSFPNVRDRPLDWIWHESPGFQAFRGDAWMKEPCRTCPMKSVDFGGCRCQAFALTGDAANPDPVCGLTPFRHIIDEALGEQEPAEYEYRDFAAEPQGA, from the coding sequence ATGACTTCCGAACGTCCGACCACGCTGCTGGCGGAGCTGACACATCGCTGTCCGCTGCACTGTCCCTACTGCTCCAACCCGCTCGAGCTGGTTCGCGCCGAAGGCGAGCTTGCGACCGAAGACTGGAAGCGGGTTTTCACCCAGGCGCGCGAGCTCGGAGTTCTGCAGCTCGGCCTTTCCGGCGGCGAGCCGCTCGTCCGCCGTGATCTCGAGGAGCTTGCGGCCCACGCCCGCGGGCTCGGACTTTACAGCACGCTCGTCACCTCCGGCCTTGGGCTCACCCGCAAGCGGGCCCACGCGCTGCGCGAGGCGGGGCTCGAGCACGTGCAGATCTCGATCCAGGACTCCGACGTCGAGTCCGCCGAGCGGATCGCCGGGGTGAGCTCGGTCAAGCAGAAGCGCGCGGCCATCGCGCTCGTGACCGAGCTCGGCTTCGCGTTCTCGATCAACGTCGTGCTGCACCGAGCGAATCTCGACCGGATCGGTGAGATCATCGACATGGCCGCGAGCCTGGGCGCCGATCGGCTGGAGCTTGCCAACACGCAGTATTACGGCTGGGGGCTCAGGAACCGGGCGACGCTCATGCCCACCCGCGAGCAGGTGCGCCGTGCCAAAGCGATCGCGGAAGAGCGGATGCAGCGCTATAAGGGCAAGATGCAGATGCTCTTCGTGCTGCCCGACTACTTCGAGGATCGGCCCAAGGCCTGCTACGGCGGATGGGGCCGGTTCTACATCGTGGTGGGGCCGAACGGACTGGCGCTGCCGTGCCACGGTGCGTATGCGATCCCGACGCTCTCGTTTCCGAACGTGCGCGATCGACCGCTCGACTGGATCTGGCACGAGTCGCCCGGGTTCCAGGCGTTCCGCGGCGACGCATGGATGAAGGAGCCGTGCCGCACCTGTCCCATGAAGTCCGTGGACTTCGGTGGGTGCCGCTGCCAGGCCTTCGCTCTCACCGGCGACGCGGCAAACCCGGATCCGGTGTGCGGGCTCACGCCGTTCCGCCATATCATCGACGAGGCGCTCGGCGAGCAGGAGCCGGCCGAATACGAGTATCGGGATTTCGCCGCCGAGCCGCAGGGGGCGTGA
- the pqqD gene encoding pyrroloquinoline quinone biosynthesis peptide chaperone PqqD produces the protein MPLSTDFVPRLWRLARLDFDPVRQRRVLLYPEGAVLLNETGAAVLELVDGQRTVADIAAILRERYQADVTADVTEYLSYLAERELIR, from the coding sequence ATGCCGCTTTCGACCGATTTCGTCCCCCGCCTCTGGCGCCTCGCACGGCTCGACTTCGACCCCGTGCGCCAGCGGCGCGTTCTGCTCTACCCCGAGGGCGCGGTGTTGCTTAACGAGACCGGCGCGGCCGTGCTCGAGCTCGTGGACGGCCAGCGCACGGTGGCGGACATCGCGGCAATCCTGCGTGAGCGCTACCAGGCGGACGTGACGGCGGACGTGACCGAATACCTGTCGTACCTGGCCGAGAGAGAGTTGATCCGATGA
- the pqqC gene encoding pyrroloquinoline-quinone synthase PqqC: MTTATLSADRLATPPAPPFPVLVRPLTPDELEQALRNFSGSYYVEHPFHQLMYAGRLTQRQFQGWVANRLVYQRVVPRKDAAILSNCPDPDLRREWIQRIIDHDGTAPGTGGIELWIRLGVALGVPREAMEDERHVLPAVRFICESYVSFCKAKPWVQAVASSLTELFAPKIHQQRIEAFPKHYPWIPPEGLDYFRSRLVQAPRDVHHGLAVVKRHCTTVDTQRQAFEALKFKLDLLWAMIDTIHNAYREDGQPA, encoded by the coding sequence ATGACGACCGCGACACTGTCCGCCGACCGGCTCGCCACGCCGCCAGCGCCGCCGTTTCCGGTGCTCGTCCGGCCGCTTACGCCCGACGAGCTGGAGCAGGCGCTGCGCAACTTCAGCGGCTCGTACTACGTGGAGCATCCGTTCCACCAGCTCATGTACGCCGGCCGGCTCACCCAGCGGCAGTTTCAGGGCTGGGTGGCCAACAGGCTGGTGTATCAGCGCGTCGTGCCGCGGAAGGACGCCGCCATCCTGTCCAACTGCCCCGACCCCGACCTCCGGCGCGAGTGGATCCAGCGCATCATTGACCACGACGGCACCGCGCCGGGCACCGGCGGTATCGAGCTCTGGATCCGACTTGGGGTGGCCCTCGGCGTGCCGCGGGAGGCAATGGAAGACGAGCGCCACGTGCTGCCGGCCGTGCGCTTCATCTGCGAATCCTACGTGAGCTTCTGCAAAGCCAAGCCCTGGGTCCAGGCCGTAGCATCTTCGCTCACCGAGCTGTTCGCGCCAAAGATTCACCAGCAGCGGATCGAGGCCTTCCCGAAGCACTATCCGTGGATTCCGCCCGAGGGGCTCGATTACTTCCGCAGCCGTCTCGTGCAGGCGCCCCGCGACGTGCATCACGGCCTCGCCGTCGTGAAGCGGCACTGCACCACTGTCGACACCCAGCGCCAGGCATTCGAGGCCCTCAAATTCAAGCTCGATCTGCTCTGGGCCATGATCGACACCATCCACAACGCCTACCGCGAGGACGGCCAGCCCGCCTGA
- the pqqB gene encoding pyrroloquinoline quinone biosynthesis protein PqqB: MQTGGSRKRAPRRFQVQIILLGTAAGGGFPQWNCWCPPCRTARSNPARARPRTQSSAAVSVDGSRWFLLNASPDIREQLTRLPSPVPTGARHVPVAGVVATDAELDHTLGIVLLREGRWLRLYTTCAVAEVLERDSRLLPVTRAFADVDLVELHLGRQVALRYAHGTETGVTVEAFAVPAGPPRFASTEAEGHTVGLLLRDSATGGVCAFVPGCGGLDKRLMSRLHAADLVLFDGTFWTDDELIALGIGDRTARQMDHLPMSGPEGSLELLATLPGRHRVYTHINNTNPVLVEGSPERALVERAGLTVGMDGMHFEI, encoded by the coding sequence ATGCAGACGGGGGGCTCGCGCAAGCGAGCCCCTCGGCGTTTTCAGGTGCAGATCATCCTGCTTGGCACCGCGGCCGGGGGCGGATTTCCTCAGTGGAATTGCTGGTGTCCCCCCTGCCGCACCGCGCGTAGTAACCCGGCGCGCGCCCGGCCGCGGACCCAGTCGTCCGCAGCGGTGAGCGTCGACGGTTCGCGCTGGTTCCTGCTCAACGCCTCGCCGGACATCCGCGAACAGTTGACCCGGCTTCCGAGCCCCGTCCCCACGGGCGCCCGTCACGTACCCGTTGCCGGAGTCGTCGCCACCGACGCAGAGCTGGACCACACGCTCGGCATCGTCCTGCTTCGCGAGGGCCGCTGGCTCCGCCTCTACACCACATGTGCGGTGGCCGAGGTGCTCGAGCGGGATTCCCGGCTGTTGCCAGTGACTCGCGCCTTCGCCGATGTGGATCTGGTCGAGCTGCATCTTGGAAGGCAGGTAGCGCTGCGATATGCCCATGGCACGGAGACGGGCGTCACCGTCGAGGCGTTCGCCGTGCCGGCCGGCCCGCCGCGATTCGCGAGCACCGAAGCCGAGGGACACACCGTTGGCCTCCTGCTCCGGGACAGCGCAACCGGCGGAGTCTGCGCTTTCGTGCCCGGGTGCGGCGGCCTGGACAAACGGCTCATGTCGCGGCTCCACGCTGCAGACCTGGTACTTTTCGACGGGACATTCTGGACTGACGACGAGCTGATCGCCCTCGGCATCGGCGACCGGACGGCCCGCCAGATGGATCACCTGCCGATGTCGGGGCCGGAAGGGAGCCTGGAATTGCTGGCCACGCTGCCCGGACGCCACCGGGTGTACACCCACATCAACAACACCAACCCGGTGCTGGTGGAGGGCTCACCCGAGCGGGCGCTGGTCGAGCGGGCCGGCCTCACTGTTGGAATGGACGGAATGCACTTCGAGATATGA
- a CDS encoding sigma-54 dependent transcriptional regulator produces the protein MSGSTVLIVDDERTLARAVKAYLAEQGYEAEVAGDAETALGLLESLRPDVVFSDVRLPGMSGIDLLKRIREFDPAIAVVIMTAYGSIEGAVEAVKLGAFDYVKKPVDLEELKLLADRARETALLKQELSYYRGRAARDVPFAGIVGESPAVRAVLERASQIAALDETPPVLITGETGTGKGLVARTIHASGPRSIKPFIEVNCTALPASLMEAELFGYERGAFTDAKESKLGLFEAAGGGFLFLDEIGDVELSLQGKLLRAIEERVVRRVGGIRDRKVDVRILAATNRDLERGVQLDRFRRDLYFRLAVILLRLPPLRERGNDILLLAERFLQQFSAKYGKAVRRIDPRARDQLLAYPWPGNVRELSHVIERATLWSQGSTLELEHLSLASPAEAPAEIWEPTAGPVATSAPPASTVGESAGAARPSGPSPSPGALPPDGGDLNTWERNLIEQALREAGGNQTRAAQRLGISRDTLRYRLKKFGIQG, from the coding sequence GTGAGCGGCTCCACGGTCCTCATCGTGGATGACGAGCGCACCCTCGCGCGTGCGGTGAAGGCGTACCTCGCTGAGCAGGGCTATGAGGCGGAGGTGGCCGGCGACGCGGAGACCGCACTCGGCCTGCTGGAGAGCCTTCGGCCCGACGTGGTGTTCTCCGACGTGCGCTTGCCCGGCATGAGCGGCATCGACCTGCTCAAGCGGATCCGCGAGTTCGATCCGGCAATTGCGGTCGTGATCATGACGGCCTACGGCTCGATCGAGGGCGCGGTGGAAGCCGTGAAGCTCGGCGCCTTCGACTACGTCAAGAAGCCGGTGGACCTCGAGGAGCTGAAGCTCCTGGCCGACCGCGCCCGCGAAACGGCGCTGCTCAAGCAGGAGCTGTCGTACTACCGCGGACGCGCGGCCCGTGATGTACCGTTCGCCGGCATCGTGGGCGAGTCGCCGGCCGTGCGCGCTGTCCTCGAGCGCGCCAGCCAGATCGCGGCGCTGGACGAGACGCCGCCGGTGCTCATCACCGGTGAAACCGGCACCGGGAAAGGACTCGTGGCGCGGACCATTCATGCGTCGGGCCCGCGGTCGATCAAGCCGTTCATCGAGGTGAACTGCACCGCGCTGCCCGCCTCGCTCATGGAGGCGGAGCTCTTCGGATACGAGCGCGGCGCCTTCACCGATGCCAAGGAATCCAAGCTCGGGCTCTTCGAGGCGGCCGGCGGCGGCTTCCTCTTTCTCGATGAAATCGGCGACGTGGAGCTGTCACTTCAGGGCAAGCTGCTCCGCGCCATCGAGGAGCGGGTGGTGCGGCGCGTGGGCGGGATACGGGACCGCAAGGTGGACGTGAGGATTCTCGCCGCCACCAACCGCGACCTGGAGCGCGGCGTCCAGCTCGACCGCTTCCGTCGTGATCTCTACTTCCGCCTCGCGGTCATCCTGCTCCGCCTGCCGCCGCTGCGCGAGCGGGGTAACGACATCCTGCTGCTCGCCGAGCGCTTCCTGCAGCAGTTCAGCGCGAAGTACGGAAAGGCGGTGCGGCGAATCGACCCGCGTGCGCGCGACCAGCTGCTGGCCTACCCTTGGCCGGGCAATGTGCGTGAGCTGAGCCACGTGATCGAGCGGGCCACGCTCTGGAGCCAGGGATCCACGCTCGAGCTGGAGCACCTCTCGCTCGCCAGCCCGGCGGAAGCGCCGGCGGAGATCTGGGAGCCGACCGCCGGCCCCGTCGCAACTTCGGCTCCGCCTGCATCCACGGTTGGCGAGAGCGCGGGCGCCGCACGCCCCTCGGGCCCTTCACCTTCGCCCGGTGCATTGCCCCCCGATGGCGGCGATCTCAACACTTGGGAACGGAATCTGATCGAGCAGGCGCTCCGCGAAGCGGGTGGCAATCAGACCCGGGCGGCCCAGCGGCTCGGCATCAGCCGCGACACGCTGCGTTACCGCCTCAAGAAGTTCGGCATTCAGGGCTGA
- a CDS encoding ATP-binding protein, which yields MTFQRKLLLGSALMVLPVLLVGAEAIRSNALEQRALETLGHSLTRTRTYAEVETAMFNQNAVVWRYLSGLDPTARDEFRLNGQVVDYWFTRWTAELRPDEHELADRVRTLQTSIQTAADSVFTLYDTGHRDSAYTLARRELQQRLFPALTEMNHDIYRRAREFSVQRAFAGVQQIVANERRILLAIIVVAVGAGLLTSLVISRSLARPINQLREGMAVVGGGDLEHPIDVRSRDEVGDLARAFASMTDSLRQSRAAMVRLNAELAAKIGQLERTQSQLVQSEKLASIGEMAAAVAHGLRNPLASLRASAQLVQRHPDSPAAREHLTSIIEEVDRLDRRVSHLLSFSRPAPFHRLRENVAQLIDGLLPAFAPALREQKVELTLAVPPDLPPVRVDPMQLEQALVEVVSNALDAMPAGGRLTIAARGAPQPAPADAADTCGVAVEIADTGKGIPEQVLPSVCEPFFTTRAEGTGLGLAIAKRYVEQNGGRLEIASRAGAGTTVRIWLPADAPAEETLARAGSA from the coding sequence ATGACCTTTCAGCGCAAGCTCCTGCTGGGTTCCGCGCTGATGGTACTCCCGGTGCTGCTGGTCGGCGCCGAGGCGATCCGCAGCAACGCACTGGAACAGCGCGCGCTGGAAACCCTCGGCCACAGCCTCACGCGCACGCGGACCTACGCCGAAGTCGAGACGGCCATGTTCAACCAGAACGCGGTCGTCTGGCGGTATCTCAGCGGTCTCGATCCGACCGCGCGGGACGAGTTCCGCCTCAATGGGCAGGTGGTGGACTACTGGTTCACCCGATGGACCGCCGAGCTCCGGCCCGACGAGCACGAGCTCGCGGACCGGGTGCGGACGCTTCAAACGAGCATCCAGACGGCGGCCGACAGCGTCTTCACGCTCTATGATACCGGGCACCGCGATTCGGCATACACGCTCGCGCGGCGGGAGCTTCAGCAGCGGCTCTTTCCCGCGCTCACCGAGATGAATCACGACATCTACCGGCGCGCGCGCGAGTTCAGCGTGCAACGCGCCTTTGCCGGGGTGCAGCAGATCGTCGCGAATGAGCGCCGCATTCTGCTTGCCATCATCGTCGTGGCCGTCGGGGCCGGATTGCTCACATCGCTCGTCATCTCGCGCAGCCTCGCGCGGCCCATCAACCAGCTTCGCGAGGGCATGGCGGTGGTCGGCGGCGGCGACCTCGAGCACCCGATCGACGTGCGCTCGCGCGACGAGGTGGGCGACCTGGCGCGCGCCTTTGCCAGCATGACCGACAGCCTGAGGCAGTCGCGCGCGGCCATGGTGCGGCTCAACGCCGAGCTTGCCGCCAAGATCGGCCAGCTCGAGCGCACCCAATCCCAGCTCGTGCAGTCGGAGAAGCTTGCCTCGATCGGCGAGATGGCCGCCGCCGTCGCCCACGGGCTGCGCAACCCGCTCGCGAGTCTCCGCGCCTCCGCGCAGCTGGTACAGCGCCACCCCGACTCGCCGGCCGCCCGCGAGCATCTCACGTCCATTATCGAAGAAGTCGACCGGCTCGACCGGCGTGTGAGCCACCTGCTCAGCTTCTCGCGGCCCGCGCCGTTCCACCGGCTTCGCGAGAACGTCGCACAGCTAATCGATGGCCTGCTGCCGGCCTTCGCGCCGGCGCTCCGCGAGCAGAAGGTCGAGCTTACGCTCGCGGTTCCCCCGGATCTGCCGCCGGTGCGCGTGGACCCAATGCAACTCGAGCAGGCGCTCGTGGAGGTGGTCTCCAATGCGCTCGACGCGATGCCTGCCGGCGGTCGGCTCACCATCGCAGCGCGGGGCGCACCGCAGCCGGCGCCCGCGGACGCGGCCGATACCTGCGGCGTTGCGGTTGAGATCGCCGACACCGGCAAGGGCATCCCCGAACAGGTCCTGCCCTCGGTTTGCGAGCCGTTCTTCACCACGCGGGCGGAGGGCACGGGACTCGGACTCGCCATCGCCAAACGCTACGTGGAGCAGAACGGCGGCCGGCTCGAGATCGCGAGCCGCGCCGGTGCCGGCACCACTGTGCGCATCTGGCTCCCGGCCGATGCCCCGGCCGAAGAGACCCTTGCCCGGGCGGGGTCGGCGTGA